From Camelina sativa cultivar DH55 chromosome 20, Cs, whole genome shotgun sequence, the proteins below share one genomic window:
- the LOC104769533 gene encoding bidirectional sugar transporter SWEET15, producing the protein MAVMIDHHLLAFIFGILGNAISFLVFLAPVPTFYRIYKKKSTESFQSLPYQVSLFSCMLWLYYALIKQDAFLLITINSFGCVVETIYIAMFFAYATRDKRISAMKLFITINVAVFSLILMVTHFVVKTPTLQVSVLGWICVAISVSVFAAPLMIVARVIKTRSVEFMPFTLSFFLTISAVMWFAYGLFLHDICIAIPNVVGFVLGMLQMVLYGVYRNSSEKPEMEKKIHLSEQQLKSIVVMSPLGVSEVHPVVTEPVGPLSDAVHHEDLSKVTNEKEEEPSIENGKSHVETTRPETV; encoded by the exons ATGGCGGTCATGATCGATCACCATTTGCTCGCTTTTATCTTCGGCATCTTAG GAAACGCAATATCCTTCCTCGTATTCCTCGCTCCAGT gCCAACTTTTTATAgaatatacaagaaaaaatcgACGGAAAGTTTCCAGTCCCTACCGTACCAAGTGTCGCTGTTTAGCTGCATGCTATGGCTCTACTACGCATTGATTAAACAAGACGCTTTTCTCCTAATTACCATTAACTCCTTCGGCTGCGTCGTCGAGACTATTTACATCGCCATGTTTTTCGCTTACGCCACCAGGGATAAAAGG ATCTCGGCTATGAAGTTGTTCATAACGATCAACGTTGCCGTCTTCTCGTTAATTCTAATGGTTACACATTTCGTTGTTAAAACCCCAACCCTCCAAGTCTCTGTCCTCGGATGGATTTGCGTTGCCATATCTGTTTCTGTTTTCGCTGCGCCTCTCATGATCGTG GCTCGTGTAATAAAGACAAGGAGTGTAGAGTTCATGCCCTTCACGctttctttcttcctcactaTAAGCGCCGTTATGTGGTTTGCTTATGGCTTATTCCTCCATGACATATGCATTGCt ATTCCAAACGTGGTGGGATTCGTACTAGGGATGTTGCAAATGGTCTTGTACGGTGTTTACAGGAACTCTAGTGAGAAACCAGAGATGGAAAAGAAGATTCATTTGTCAGAACAACAACTTAAGAGTATTGTCGTGATGAGTCCGTTAGGTGTGTCGGAAGTGCACCCAGTTGTGACGGAACCGGTGGGTCCACTCTCTGACGCAGTTCATCATGAGGATCTGTCCAAAGTTACTAacgagaaggaggaggagccgTCAATTGAAAACGGCAAAAGCCACGTGGAGACCACTCGTCCTGAAACCGTTTGA
- the LOC104769531 gene encoding serine/threonine-protein kinase PBS1: MGCFSCFDSSDDEKLNPVEESNGQKKKQLQPTVSNSLSGLPSGGEKLSSKSNGGSKRELLLPRDGLNQIAAHTFAFRELAAATMNFHPDTFLGEGGFGRVYKGRLDSTGQVVAVKQLDRNGLQGNREFLVEVLMLSLLHHPNLVNLIGYCADGDQRLLVYEFMPLGSLEDHLHDLPPDKEALDWNMRMKIAAGAAKGLEFLHDKANPPVIYRDFKSSNILLDEGFHPKLSDFGLAKLGPTGDKSHVSTRVMGTYGYCAPEYAMTGQLTVKSDVYSFGVVFLELITGRKAIDSEMPHGEQNLVAWARPLFNDRRKFIKLADPKLKGRFPTRALYQALAVASMCIQEQAATRPLIADVVTALSYLANQAYDPSKDESRRNRDERGGKLITRNDEGGGSGSKFDLEGSEKEDSPRETARILNRDINRERAVAEAKMWGESLREKRRLSEQGTSENNSTG; encoded by the exons atgggtTGTTTCTCGTGTTTTGATTCGAGTGATGACGAGAAGCTGAATCCAGTTGAGGAATCTAATggtcagaagaagaagcaattacAACCGACAGTATCTAATAGCCTCTCTGGTCTCCCTTCAG GTGGGGAGAAGCTTAGCTCAAAGAGTAATGGAGGGTCAAAACGGGAGCTACTGCTTCCAAGGGATGGGCTTAATCAAATTGCTGCTCATACATTTGCTTTCCGTGAGCTTGCTGCTGCAACTATGAACTTCCATCCTGACACTTTCTTAGGTGAAGGTGGATTTGGACGTGTCTACAAAGGAAGGCTTGATAGCACCGGTCag GTTGTTGCGGTTAAACAATTGGACAGGAATGGTCTACAAGGTAACAGAGAATTTCTGGTAGAGGTTCTTATGCTtagccttcttcatcatcccaaCTTAGTCAACCTTATTGGTTACTGTGCCGATGGAGATCAACGCCTGTTGGTATATGAGTTTATGCCCTTAGGATCATTGGAAGATCACCTCCACG ATCTTCCACCGGATAAGGAGGCCTTAGATTGGAACATGAGAATGAAGATAGCTGCTGGTGCGGCGAAAGGTTTGGAGTTCCTACATGATAAGGCAAACCCTCCGgttatttatagagattttaagtCATCAAACATTTTACTCGATGAGGGTTTCCACCCGAAGCTTTCTGATTTTGGGCTTGCTAAACTTGGACCAACCGGAGACAAATCTCATGTCTCAACTAGAGTCATGGGCACTTATGGTTATTGTGCTCCCGAGTACGCAATGACTGGACAGTTGACTGTAAAGTCAGATGTATAcagttttggtgttgtttttCTCGAGCTCATTACTGGTCGTAAAGCTATAGACAGCGAGATGCCTCATGGAGAACAGAACCTGGTGGCTTGG GCTCGCCCATTGTTCAACGACAGACGAAAGTTCATAAAACTGGCGGATCCTAAGCTAAAGGGACGGTTTCCTACGCGTGCACTTTACCAAGCTTTAGCTGTGGCGTCAATGTGCATCCAAGAGCAGGCGGCTACACGTCCACTCATTGCAGATGTTGTCACTGCACTCTCCTATCTTGCAAACCAAGCTTATGATCCAAGCAAAGATGAAAGTAGGAGAAACCGAGATGAAAGAGGAGGAAAGTTAATAACAAGGAACGATGAAGGAGGTGGCTCGGGAAGTAAATTTGATTTAGAAGGTTCCGAGAAGGAAGATTCACCGAGAGAGACAGCTCGGATATTGAACCGAGATATCAATAGAGAGCGTGCGGTTGCAGAGGCTAAGATGTGGGGAGAGAGTCTGAGGGAGAAACGACGACTAAGTGAACAGGGAACTTCAGAGAACAACAGCACCGGGTAG